A stretch of the Caminicella sporogenes DSM 14501 genome encodes the following:
- a CDS encoding sugar ABC transporter substrate-binding protein yields MGKIKEDYRRTIVFLLFFIVVVLIALNVKSFVENVKNSNDDKKDIADSNIKIGFSLGTLKEERWVKDRDILMAKVKELGADILVQNANNNDNDQIKQVKYLLNQGIDVLIIVPNDLIKASYAVELAKKKGVKVISYDRLVLNSDIDMYISFDNVKVGKLMAEYALKKVPKGNYVIINGPESDNNTNMIKEGYDKILSPKIKKGYIKVICEERVPNWLKECAFKITDELLQRGKKIDAIIACNDELADGIIEALSEHRLAGKITVVGQDADLAACQRVVEGTQLMTVYKPIEKLAEATAKIAISLAKGYELKIQNNIYNGKYYIPYYVVDPIAVDKDNIDETVIKDGFHMKDDIYKNLSLEKN; encoded by the coding sequence ATGGGGAAGATTAAAGAGGATTATAGGAGAACAATAGTATTTTTGCTTTTCTTTATAGTTGTAGTACTTATAGCTTTAAATGTTAAAAGTTTTGTTGAAAATGTTAAAAATAGTAATGATGATAAAAAAGATATAGCAGACAGTAATATAAAAATAGGTTTTTCACTTGGAACGTTAAAAGAAGAAAGATGGGTAAAAGATAGGGATATTTTAATGGCAAAGGTCAAAGAACTTGGGGCAGATATTTTGGTTCAAAATGCAAATAACAATGATAATGACCAAATTAAACAGGTTAAATATTTATTAAATCAAGGAATTGATGTTTTAATAATTGTTCCAAATGATTTAATAAAGGCATCATATGCAGTAGAGCTTGCAAAGAAAAAAGGAGTAAAAGTTATTTCATATGACAGATTAGTTCTCAATTCAGATATAGATATGTATATATCTTTTGACAATGTTAAAGTAGGAAAGCTAATGGCAGAATATGCGTTAAAAAAAGTTCCAAAAGGCAATTACGTCATAATAAATGGACCAGAAAGTGATAACAATACCAATATGATAAAAGAAGGATATGATAAAATTTTAAGTCCTAAAATAAAAAAAGGATATATTAAAGTTATTTGTGAAGAAAGGGTACCAAATTGGCTGAAAGAATGTGCATTTAAAATAACAGATGAACTTTTACAAAGAGGAAAAAAAATTGATGCAATAATTGCATGTAATGATGAATTGGCTGATGGTATAATAGAAGCTTTATCTGAACACAGACTTGCAGGAAAAATAACTGTTGTAGGGCAAGATGCTGACCTTGCTGCTTGTCAGAGAGTTGTGGAAGGAACACAACTTATGACAGTTTATAAACCCATAGAGAAACTTGCTGAAGCTACAGCTAAGATAGCAATAAGTCTTGCAAAGGGATATGAGTTAAAAATTCAAAATAATATTTATAATGGAAAATATTACATTCCATATTATGTAGTTGATCCAATTGCTGTAGACAAAGATAATATTGATGAAACTGTTATAAAAGATGGATTCCATATGAAAGATGACATATATAAAAATTTGTCATTAGAAAAAAATTAA
- a CDS encoding response regulator transcription factor, whose protein sequence is MISLLIADDEYIVIESIKFIIDKYVDDVQIVGCARSGREVIELALDLKPDVIFMDIRMPGINGIDAIRKIKSTNNDTKFVIITAYEYFEYAKEAVNLGVFEYLLKPINKEKVIKVLDKLNKNISLKREAIQREIILNEKINKILPVLEGQFIYSHLFNSDSIRDLQFYEEIFSMNLKRGYVIMAIIEDFTNLTKEENIKKSLQKQKFFDIFSLELKSITKCLVGPPLLDRIVAYIPCKESEDSYGARNLSIEIATKIAERINRNIDIDYKVGVGRIYSIDNFSKSYNEAYMATSVSNGEIIIHFEDIALTIDKEDIYPLKEEKKLIQKIMTGDVNGALEVFEEIFLWISMNYKEDIDSLKSSLLELLIGLQRAVPYEIVKKNFSDQKFLIDFLKINDIGNIKISYTNHLKKIIENVKKTREKELSGLIAKAIKYIEDNYNKNISLNDVAKEINMSYHYFSKFFKDSIGKNFVDYLTELRIEKSKELLKDFDISIKEISYEIGYSDPNYFSKIFKKVTGMSPTDYRIKLTSQEVI, encoded by the coding sequence ATGATAAGTTTATTAATAGCTGATGATGAATATATAGTTATCGAGTCAATAAAGTTTATTATAGATAAATATGTAGATGACGTTCAAATAGTTGGATGTGCGAGGTCAGGAAGAGAAGTTATAGAATTGGCTTTAGATTTAAAACCTGATGTCATTTTTATGGACATAAGAATGCCAGGAATAAATGGGATAGATGCTATTCGTAAAATAAAATCTACAAATAATGATACAAAATTTGTAATTATTACAGCATATGAATATTTTGAATATGCTAAGGAAGCAGTTAATTTGGGAGTTTTTGAATATTTATTAAAACCTATAAATAAAGAGAAAGTGATAAAAGTTCTTGACAAGTTAAATAAAAACATATCCTTAAAAAGAGAAGCTATTCAAAGAGAAATAATATTAAATGAAAAAATTAATAAAATACTGCCTGTTTTGGAAGGACAGTTTATATATTCTCATCTTTTTAATAGTGATTCAATAAGAGATTTACAATTTTATGAAGAGATATTTAGTATGAACCTCAAAAGAGGTTATGTAATTATGGCCATTATAGAAGATTTCACTAATTTGACAAAAGAAGAAAATATAAAGAAAAGTCTTCAAAAGCAGAAATTTTTTGACATTTTTAGTTTAGAATTAAAAAGTATAACAAAATGTTTAGTTGGCCCCCCTTTGTTGGATAGAATAGTTGCATATATTCCATGTAAAGAATCTGAAGATTCTTATGGGGCAAGAAATCTTTCAATTGAGATTGCAACGAAAATTGCTGAACGAATTAATAGAAATATAGATATAGATTATAAAGTAGGAGTTGGAAGAATTTATTCTATAGATAATTTTTCAAAATCATATAATGAAGCTTATATGGCTACATCTGTTTCAAATGGTGAAATTATAATTCACTTTGAAGATATAGCTTTAACAATTGATAAAGAAGATATATATCCTTTAAAAGAAGAAAAAAAACTTATTCAAAAAATTATGACTGGAGATGTAAATGGTGCTTTAGAAGTATTTGAAGAAATATTTTTGTGGATTTCTATGAATTATAAGGAAGATATAGATAGTTTGAAATCTAGTCTTTTAGAACTTTTAATAGGTTTACAGAGAGCGGTTCCATATGAAATAGTGAAAAAGAATTTTTCAGATCAGAAATTTTTAATTGATTTCTTGAAAATAAACGATATAGGAAATATAAAAATAAGCTATACAAATCATTTAAAAAAGATTATTGAAAATGTTAAAAAAACAAGGGAAAAAGAGTTAAGTGGCTTAATAGCTAAAGCTATAAAATATATAGAAGATAACTACAATAAAAATATCAGCTTAAATGATGTAGCAAAAGAAATAAATATGAGCTATCATTATTTTAGTAAGTTTTTTAAAGATTCTATTGGTAAAAATTTTGTTGATTATTTAACTGAACTGAGAATAGAAAAATCGAAGGAATTACTTAAAGATTTTGATATAAGTATTAAAGAAATATCTTATGAAATAGGGTATAGTGACCCAAATTATTTTAGTAAAATTTTTAAAAAGGTAACAGGTATGTCCCCTACAGATTATAGGATAAAATTGACATCACAAGAGGTGATATGA
- a CDS encoding sensor histidine kinase, with product MIKRFLKFTGIRKKLIIYYLIITILFGLVSGFSYYNAKLVLIKLESIITDYVYLNDLNNDVNSLMLSVERYLTTRSSDALLNYYTCYNKLQEKSMSISREAVYDIDKIMLKDIGFMIDELLDKTDKAVNAKRGRISNEYISYYRRSNEISEYIKFYINELLNSKLQKGSEKYVSTTRNMNYISYFNLFLIILSTLISIFLALFFTYKLTKPIIELSNSAERISKGDYNIEPVKIKTNDEIDILIKAFNKMVVNIKRHIEEIKGQAEIEKKLKEQEMQNLKMKSLLKDAELKSLQSQINPHFLFNTLNAASQLSMMEGADRASEFIQSVAELFRYNLRKLEKPVSLRDEINYVKNYMYILKTRFGDKISFYTNIDETLLDIKIPCIIIQPIVENSYIHGLEDLERNGEIHLNVKRKDNKVLIEIIDNGIGIKKEDIDKILYDKSSKSSKKHVTGIGMHNVINRLKLFFNISDVEEIIEIESKIGIGTKVTLKIPYCEDVILV from the coding sequence ATGATAAAAAGATTTTTAAAATTTACTGGAATTAGAAAAAAACTTATAATTTATTATTTGATAATAACAATACTTTTTGGATTAGTTAGTGGTTTTTCATATTATAATGCAAAATTAGTTTTGATAAAACTTGAATCAATAATTACTGATTATGTATATTTAAATGATTTAAATAATGATGTAAATTCACTTATGCTGTCAGTTGAAAGGTATCTTACAACAAGGTCGTCTGATGCTCTTTTAAATTATTATACTTGTTATAATAAACTTCAAGAAAAGTCCATGTCAATTTCAAGAGAAGCTGTATATGATATAGATAAAATTATGCTTAAAGATATAGGATTTATGATAGATGAACTTTTAGATAAGACTGACAAAGCAGTTAATGCTAAAAGAGGAAGAATAAGTAATGAATATATTAGTTATTATAGAAGGTCAAATGAAATAAGTGAATATATTAAATTTTATATAAATGAACTTCTCAATAGCAAACTTCAAAAAGGTTCTGAAAAATATGTTTCTACAACTAGAAATATGAACTACATAAGTTATTTCAATTTATTTCTTATAATTTTGTCTACTTTAATAAGTATTTTTTTAGCACTTTTTTTTACTTATAAATTGACAAAACCCATAATAGAATTATCTAATTCTGCAGAGAGAATTTCAAAGGGAGATTATAATATTGAACCAGTTAAAATAAAGACAAATGATGAAATAGATATATTAATAAAAGCATTTAATAAGATGGTTGTAAACATAAAAAGACATATAGAAGAAATTAAAGGACAAGCAGAAATAGAGAAAAAACTTAAAGAACAGGAAATGCAAAATTTAAAAATGAAGAGTTTATTAAAAGATGCAGAATTAAAATCACTTCAATCTCAAATCAATCCTCATTTTTTATTTAATACTTTAAATGCGGCTTCGCAGCTTTCTATGATGGAAGGCGCTGATAGAGCTTCTGAATTTATACAAAGTGTGGCGGAACTTTTTAGATATAATTTGAGAAAACTTGAAAAGCCCGTAAGTTTGAGGGATGAAATTAACTATGTAAAAAATTATATGTATATTTTAAAAACTAGATTTGGAGATAAAATTAGTTTTTATACAAATATAGATGAAACTTTACTGGATATAAAAATTCCATGTATTATTATTCAACCAATCGTTGAAAATTCATATATACATGGGCTTGAAGATTTAGAGAGAAATGGAGAAATACATTTGAATGTAAAAAGAAAAGACAATAAGGTATTAATAGAAATTATAGATAATGGAATTGGAATTAAGAAAGAGGATATTGATAAAATTTTATATGATAAAAGCAGTAAATCTTCAAAGAAACATGTTACTGGAATAGGTATGCACAATGTAATAAATAGATTAAAACTTTTTTTTAATATTTCAGATGTTGAGGAAATTATAGAAATTGAAAGTAAAATAGGGATTGGAACAAAAGTTACATTAAAAATACCATATTGTGAGGATGTGATTTTAGTATGA
- a CDS encoding substrate-binding domain-containing protein, with protein MEKTKFVVDFLKRNIISILIVLIIINIIFLYFLNKRENVFFQSKPKYHFYVIAQNSVDPFWREVRQGIDKASKDFNAVVEFNAPRFNNPQEELKFLDIAVTSRVDGIITHVSNTLDFTSIINKAYNRGIPIVTIENDDKKSNRKAFVGTNSFQLGKEAAKLMIEATNAKANIAIIVSSDVELDEVNQNLKINGFLSGIKSYPKMKVQKIYTYKMGILSAEEIAQSIINDGENIDAIYTTNSVDTLGTARQIVNFNKVGDIVIVGYGDTESILRYIKKGIIYGTVMSDPYKMGYESLKALIDIKENNNVSTFIDTGVKVITNKTLYEMEKKSK; from the coding sequence ATGGAAAAAACGAAATTTGTAGTTGATTTTCTAAAAAGGAATATAATATCAATTTTGATTGTATTGATAATTATCAATATTATTTTTTTATATTTTCTTAATAAAAGAGAAAACGTATTCTTTCAGTCGAAACCTAAATATCATTTTTATGTAATTGCTCAAAATTCCGTTGACCCATTTTGGAGAGAAGTTAGACAAGGTATAGACAAGGCCTCTAAAGATTTCAATGCAGTAGTAGAATTTAATGCACCTAGATTTAACAATCCACAAGAAGAACTGAAATTTCTTGATATAGCGGTAACTTCTAGAGTAGACGGAATAATAACACATGTTTCTAATACTTTAGATTTTACTTCTATTATAAATAAAGCTTACAACAGAGGTATTCCAATAGTTACTATTGAAAATGATGATAAAAAAAGCAATCGAAAGGCATTTGTTGGAACGAATAGTTTTCAATTAGGCAAAGAAGCTGCAAAATTGATGATAGAAGCTACAAATGCCAAAGCAAATATAGCTATAATTGTAAGCAGTGATGTAGAACTTGATGAAGTAAACCAAAATCTTAAAATAAATGGTTTTTTAAGTGGTATAAAAAGTTATCCAAAGATGAAGGTTCAAAAAATATATACTTACAAGATGGGAATTTTAAGTGCTGAAGAAATAGCACAGTCTATAATAAATGATGGTGAAAATATAGATGCAATATACACTACAAATTCAGTAGATACATTAGGTACTGCTAGGCAGATTGTTAATTTTAACAAAGTAGGAGATATAGTGATAGTAGGTTATGGAGATACAGAGAGTATTTTGAGATATATAAAAAAGGGAATAATATATGGAACTGTTATGAGCGATCCGTATAAGATGGGATATGAAAGTTTAAAGGCATTAATCGACATAAAAGAAAATAATAATGTATCAACTTTTATAGATACGGGAGTAAAAGTCATTACAAATAAAACACTTTATGAGATGGAAAAGAAATCTAAGTAG
- the malQ gene encoding 4-alpha-glucanotransferase produces MFKRSSGILMHISSLPSPYGIGTFGKDAYEFVDFLVNSGQSYWQILPLGITGYGDSPYQSFSAFAGNPYFIDLDILEREGLIKKEDYAGLDFGNDVEKVDYDKIFKNKMPILRLAYKNGKDKYKDEIRKFEEENKDWLEDFSLYMAIKSQFNLRPWQEWDEDIKLRKKEALKKYKKDLKDEIEYWVFLQFLFFKQWFALKKYANERGIQIIGDIPIYVAEDSADTWANSEIFLLDEDKMPLKVAGCPPDAFSKTGQLWGNPIYRWDLLEKRNFDWWIERIRMNSRLYDVIRIDHFRGFESYWEIPYGDETAVNGRWVKGPGIKLFKAIKKELGNIKVIAEDLGFLTDEVIKFREETGYPGMKVLQFAFDTREESDYLPHNYDKNCIVYTGTHDNDTVNGWFESANKKDVNFAKRYLKLNKREGYNWGFIRGAWASVASLAIAQMQDFLGLGSEARMNIPSTIGGNWQWRVKKDDLTDKLAKKIYKITKLYGR; encoded by the coding sequence ATGTTTAAAAGAAGTAGTGGAATATTAATGCATATATCATCTTTACCAAGTCCTTATGGAATAGGAACTTTTGGAAAAGATGCCTATGAATTTGTAGATTTTTTAGTAAATTCAGGACAAAGTTACTGGCAAATACTACCACTAGGTATAACTGGTTACGGAGATTCACCTTATCAATCTTTTTCAGCTTTTGCAGGAAATCCATATTTTATAGATTTAGATATATTAGAAAGAGAAGGTCTTATAAAAAAAGAGGATTATGCAGGGTTAGATTTTGGAAATGATGTAGAGAAAGTTGATTACGACAAAATATTTAAAAATAAAATGCCTATTTTAAGATTAGCTTATAAAAATGGTAAAGATAAATATAAAGATGAGATTAGGAAATTTGAAGAGGAAAATAAGGATTGGTTAGAAGATTTTTCATTATATATGGCAATTAAGTCGCAATTTAATTTAAGACCATGGCAAGAATGGGATGAAGATATAAAGCTTAGAAAAAAAGAGGCTCTTAAAAAATATAAAAAAGATTTAAAAGATGAAATAGAATACTGGGTATTTTTACAATTTTTATTTTTCAAGCAGTGGTTTGCATTAAAAAAATATGCCAATGAAAGAGGAATTCAAATAATAGGAGATATTCCAATATATGTAGCTGAAGATAGTGCAGATACATGGGCAAACAGCGAAATTTTTCTATTAGATGAAGACAAAATGCCTTTGAAAGTTGCAGGGTGTCCCCCTGATGCTTTTTCAAAAACTGGACAGTTATGGGGGAATCCGATATATAGATGGGATTTATTAGAAAAAAGAAATTTTGATTGGTGGATAGAAAGAATTAGAATGAACAGTAGATTGTATGATGTAATAAGAATAGATCATTTTAGAGGGTTTGAATCCTATTGGGAAATTCCATATGGTGATGAAACTGCAGTCAATGGTAGATGGGTAAAAGGACCTGGAATAAAATTATTTAAAGCTATAAAAAAAGAACTTGGAAATATAAAAGTTATAGCTGAAGATTTAGGTTTTTTAACTGATGAAGTTATTAAATTCAGAGAAGAAACAGGGTATCCGGGTATGAAAGTTCTGCAATTTGCATTTGATACTAGGGAAGAAAGTGATTATCTACCTCATAATTATGATAAAAATTGTATTGTATATACTGGAACACATGATAATGATACAGTCAATGGTTGGTTTGAAAGTGCAAATAAGAAAGATGTAAATTTTGCTAAAAGATATTTAAAATTAAATAAAAGAGAAGGATATAATTGGGGATTTATCAGAGGTGCATGGGCTTCAGTTGCTTCTTTAGCTATAGCACAGATGCAGGATTTTTTAGGGCTTGGAAGTGAAGCTAGAATGAATATACCATCGACTATAGGTGGAAACTGGCAGTGGAGAGTAAAGAAAGACGATTTAACTGATAAATTGGCTAAGAAAATTTATAAAATTACAAAATTATACGGGAGGTAA
- a CDS encoding TIM-barrel domain-containing protein yields MKVYEINEKVLKYRFGNPIKTDAVLMEGLEIKKSKIDYFEVIEGNTVIFKYKMSLEDIILGLGENLRGINKRGGIYESFCTDNPRHTPDVKSLYGAHNFIIIDGREKFGIFVDYPSKVVFDIGFTNRDYLQIEVSDNNFDFYIIKGDSSKEIVKTFLKLIGQSYVPPKWAFGFQQSRWSYKTADEIEEIAKKFIENDIPCDAIYLDIDYMEDFKDFTVSKERFPNFKKFVEDMRTKGFRLIPIIDAGVKIEEGYDIYEEGIEKGLFCTDEKGNPFVGAVWPGRVHFPDFLNPVARKWFGLKYKKLVDFGIEGFWNDMNEPAIFYSDRGLDKAIKKAEESESKNLDIYTFFDLRDEFINLSNNIDDYKSFYHKIDGKIVNHYKVHNLYGYNMTRAAAEGLEEISPNKRFLLFSRASYIGMHRYAGIWTGDNYSWWEHLLLNIKMMPSINMCGFLYSGADTGGFGGNANAELIIRWSQFSVFTPLFRNHSALGTRNQEPFAFDENTTKILRNIIRLRYALIPYIYSEFMKAVKDGGVYFSPLVFEYDDDISRRVEDQLLVGESIMVAPIYQENSKWRYVWLPEDMLLWKVRDYTDRNFEIINKGHNYINVELDEIPIFIRKDKMIIIGKHGKNVESIKNTKLDVLAFIENKCLYVYYDDDGKTCDYKDGKYDEIHIYIEKVKDDFKIEIDNRGNKDVKLINFYIVSTNGKIIKKKVEIN; encoded by the coding sequence ATGAAAGTATATGAGATAAATGAAAAAGTATTGAAGTATAGATTTGGAAATCCAATTAAGACAGATGCAGTATTAATGGAAGGTTTAGAGATAAAAAAATCTAAAATAGATTATTTTGAAGTAATTGAAGGGAATACTGTTATTTTTAAATATAAAATGAGCTTAGAAGATATAATTCTTGGATTAGGGGAAAATTTAAGGGGGATAAATAAAAGAGGCGGCATATACGAATCATTTTGCACAGATAATCCAAGACATACTCCAGATGTAAAATCATTATATGGAGCACATAATTTTATAATAATCGATGGAAGAGAAAAGTTTGGTATCTTTGTTGATTATCCAAGTAAAGTTGTTTTTGATATTGGATTTACAAATAGGGATTATTTACAAATAGAAGTTTCTGATAACAATTTTGATTTTTATATAATTAAAGGTGATTCTTCTAAAGAAATAGTTAAAACATTTTTAAAGCTTATAGGACAGTCGTATGTACCTCCTAAATGGGCTTTTGGATTTCAGCAGAGTAGGTGGAGTTATAAAACTGCAGATGAAATAGAAGAAATTGCAAAGAAGTTTATAGAAAATGATATACCGTGTGATGCTATTTATCTGGATATAGATTATATGGAAGATTTCAAAGATTTTACAGTAAGTAAAGAGAGATTTCCGAACTTTAAAAAGTTTGTAGAAGATATGAGGACAAAAGGTTTTAGATTAATTCCTATAATAGATGCAGGGGTAAAAATTGAAGAAGGTTATGATATTTATGAAGAAGGAATAGAGAAAGGTCTATTTTGCACAGATGAAAAAGGTAATCCATTTGTTGGAGCAGTATGGCCGGGTAGAGTACATTTTCCTGACTTTTTAAATCCGGTGGCTAGAAAATGGTTTGGCTTAAAGTATAAAAAACTAGTTGATTTTGGAATAGAAGGATTTTGGAATGATATGAACGAACCAGCAATCTTTTATTCAGATAGAGGATTGGATAAAGCTATAAAAAAAGCTGAAGAATCAGAATCTAAAAATCTTGATATATATACTTTTTTTGACCTTAGAGATGAATTTATAAATTTATCAAATAATATAGATGATTATAAAAGTTTTTATCATAAGATAGATGGAAAAATTGTAAATCACTATAAGGTGCATAATCTATATGGCTATAATATGACTAGAGCAGCAGCTGAAGGACTTGAAGAAATTAGTCCAAATAAAAGATTTTTACTGTTTTCAAGGGCATCATACATAGGAATGCACAGATATGCAGGAATATGGACTGGAGATAATTATTCTTGGTGGGAGCATTTACTGCTTAATATAAAAATGATGCCTTCTATAAATATGTGTGGATTTTTATATTCTGGAGCAGATACAGGTGGATTTGGGGGAAATGCCAATGCAGAGCTCATTATAAGATGGAGTCAGTTTAGTGTATTTACTCCTCTTTTTAGAAATCATTCTGCATTAGGTACTAGAAATCAAGAACCATTTGCGTTTGATGAAAATACGACTAAAATACTCAGAAATATTATAAGATTGAGGTATGCACTTATACCGTATATTTATTCAGAGTTTATGAAAGCAGTTAAAGATGGAGGTGTTTATTTTTCTCCATTAGTATTTGAATATGATGATGATATTTCAAGGAGAGTAGAAGACCAATTATTAGTTGGAGAGTCTATAATGGTAGCTCCAATTTATCAAGAAAATTCTAAATGGCGATATGTATGGTTGCCAGAAGATATGCTTTTATGGAAAGTTAGAGATTATACAGACAGAAATTTTGAAATAATTAATAAAGGACATAATTATATAAATGTTGAGTTAGATGAAATTCCAATATTCATAAGAAAAGACAAGATGATTATTATTGGAAAGCATGGGAAAAATGTAGAATCTATTAAAAATACAAAGTTAGATGTATTGGCATTTATTGAAAATAAATGTTTATATGTATATTACGATGATGATGGAAAGACATGTGATTATAAAGATGGAAAATACGATGAGATTCATATTTATATTGAAAAAGTAAAAGATGATTTTAAAATAGAGATTGATAATAGAGGGAATAAAGATGTTAAACTGATAAATTTTTATATAGTAAGTACTAATGGAAAGATTATAAAAAAGAAAGTAGAGATTAATTAA
- a CDS encoding carbohydrate ABC transporter permease — translation MKKSTLKNSLIVIISILLGILFLSPLYIIFTNSFKTQKGIFLNVLNLPFGKYFTFKNYAEAFVQLDFFHSFLNSLLITVSSTFMIVVFASMAAWMLVRTNTKYSTFIFFLFAAAMLVPFQAVMLPLINIMGKLKLLNPVGLVFMYLGFGSSLSIILYHGFIKNIPKELEEAATIDGCNTFQVFWYIIFPLLKPITVTVSILNVMWIWNDFLLPQLVINKPEWQTIPLKMFYFFGQYSKKWNLALAGLVISMIPIVIFYVIAQKHIIKGVTDGSIK, via the coding sequence ATGAAAAAAAGTACATTAAAAAATAGTTTAATAGTTATTATAAGCATATTACTTGGAATATTATTTTTATCTCCACTATACATAATTTTTACAAATTCTTTTAAAACACAAAAAGGAATATTCTTAAATGTGCTAAATTTACCTTTTGGAAAATATTTTACTTTTAAAAATTATGCAGAAGCTTTTGTTCAATTAGACTTTTTTCATTCATTTCTAAACTCCCTTTTAATAACAGTATCTAGTACATTTATGATTGTAGTTTTTGCTTCTATGGCAGCATGGATGCTGGTAAGAACAAATACAAAATATAGTACATTTATATTCTTTTTATTTGCAGCAGCAATGCTTGTGCCATTTCAAGCGGTAATGCTTCCATTAATAAATATAATGGGAAAACTTAAATTGTTAAATCCAGTTGGATTAGTGTTTATGTATTTGGGATTTGGGTCAAGTTTATCAATTATATTATATCATGGATTTATAAAAAATATTCCAAAAGAATTAGAAGAAGCTGCAACTATTGACGGTTGTAATACATTTCAAGTATTTTGGTATATAATATTTCCTCTTTTAAAGCCTATAACTGTAACAGTAAGTATACTCAATGTAATGTGGATATGGAATGACTTTTTACTTCCACAGTTAGTTATAAATAAACCTGAGTGGCAGACTATACCACTAAAAATGTTTTACTTTTTCGGACAGTATTCTAAGAAATGGAATCTAGCTTTGGCTGGATTGGTAATTTCAATGATTCCGATAGTAATATTCTATGTTATTGCTCAAAAACATATTATTAAAGGAGTAACAGATGGATCAATAAAATAG
- a CDS encoding carbohydrate ABC transporter permease yields MKKSSLWFNIFVGPILIAFLMVVIVPMFVGIYYSFTDWNGIADKVNWVGFKNYIEVLTKDKSFLNAFIFTTKFSLVSVISINLIGFSLALLVTKKMKISNALRSIFFMPNLIGGLILGFVWQFIFVKAFDWIGGALGISFLEGWLSTTSTGFWGLVILMSWQLSGYMMVIYIAALQSIPDSLVEAAKIDGANGFQRLIHIVIPLVAPAFTVGLFLTLSNSFKLFDQNLALTNGAPYSSTQMLALNIYSTAFSFNKLGLAQAKAVIFLLTVAAITLTQLYYSKKREVEM; encoded by the coding sequence ATGAAAAAGTCTAGTTTATGGTTTAATATATTCGTCGGTCCAATTTTGATAGCATTTTTGATGGTAGTTATAGTGCCAATGTTTGTGGGAATTTATTATTCCTTTACCGATTGGAATGGAATTGCTGATAAAGTCAACTGGGTTGGGTTTAAAAATTATATAGAAGTACTTACAAAGGATAAAAGTTTTTTAAATGCGTTTATATTTACGACAAAATTTTCTTTAGTTTCAGTTATTAGTATAAATTTGATTGGTTTTAGTTTGGCGCTACTTGTTACTAAAAAAATGAAGATAAGTAATGCTCTTAGGAGTATATTTTTTATGCCAAACTTAATTGGGGGGCTCATATTAGGATTTGTATGGCAGTTCATATTTGTTAAAGCATTTGATTGGATAGGAGGAGCACTTGGCATTAGTTTTTTAGAAGGTTGGCTGTCAACTACTTCTACGGGATTTTGGGGACTTGTTATATTGATGTCATGGCAGTTATCAGGCTATATGATGGTTATATATATAGCTGCTCTTCAAAGTATTCCAGACAGTTTAGTTGAAGCTGCCAAAATTGACGGTGCGAATGGATTTCAAAGGCTTATACATATAGTAATACCTTTAGTAGCACCGGCATTTACAGTAGGTTTATTTTTAACACTTTCTAATTCCTTTAAATTATTTGACCAAAATTTAGCGCTGACAAATGGAGCACCATATAGTTCAACTCAAATGCTTGCACTGAATATATACAGTACAGCTTTTAGCTTTAATAAGCTTGGTTTAGCTCAAGCAAAAGCAGTGATATTTTTATTGACAGTAGCTGCTATAACATTGACACAGTTATATTATAGTAAGAAAAGGGAGGTAGAAATGTAA